In the genome of Bremerella sp. P1, the window CAAACGCCTAGTTGCAGTAAGCAGCGATCCAGTGGGCTGAAGTATTTCGGCAGGCCATACTGCTGCACGAGCGATCGTAAATGATGTGCCGAACGCCGCGGGTTTTTGATGCGTAGCACCTGGTCGGCCATGGCGACGGTGAGCTCTTTGCCGTCATGATCGTTGATCAATCCGGCGACCTTGGCCAGGTTCGCGCGGTCTTCGGCCGTTTCGCGGGCCTTCGATGCCTGAAGAATCTCGGCCGCGAGTGGAATCGCCTCCTGAGCGACGACATCAAACACCGAATGATCCATTTTTCGCTGCGAATGCGTGACGATAGACACGAGAATACCTTCGAGAGTAAGCCTACAAATTCAGTTGTCTGAATTCTAGGAATCACTGCCCGATGCGGTATTGAGCATTTCCAGCGCCACGCGCGACCGTTTCCGCATAAATCTGGTGGGAGAAAAATTACTGATTTTCCTAACCCGGCTTCTGGTGCGACTTTCGGTAGGCTAGTGGGGTTTGATTCGCTGCGGCGCCAAAGTGTCGGGTGAAGGCGCTTTGGTCGCTAAAACCGCACTCGAGAGCGATCTCGGACAAGGACTTTTCGCTTGAGACGAGCAGTTGCTGCGCCAAGTCCAGGCGGTATTTCATCACGAACTTCTTCGTCGAAAGACGGAACACGCGTCGCATTCGTCGATCGAGCTGCGTTACGGAAAGACTGACTTGCTCGGCCAGCTCTTCGGTCTTCAGCGGCTGGGCAATGTGCTGCCGAATATAGTCGACAACAACCTTGAGGTCGGCCAGTTCCAGATCGCTGTCGCTGGGTTGTTTCAGGTCCTGCGAAACGCCGACCAGGCCGATCGTTTCTCCGCTGCTGCTAAGAAGGGGGAACTTATTCGATAAGTACCATCCCCGCGAACCATCTGCCTGCGAGATCAGCTCTAACTGATCTTTCAGAGGTTGACCGGTGCGGATCACTTCACGGTCCTGGTCGTCGTATACCTTGGCCAGTTCCGCGGGAAAGTATTGAGCTGCCTGCTTGCCAATGAGCTCAGCAGGATCGGCCACACCGATCCGTTCGGCGAAGGCATGGTTGACGAACGTGTACCGTCCTGCGAGATCCTTCACGCAGTACACCACGTCGCCCAGGCAGTCGAAAATCTGCTCGAGTAGTCCCTCTTGAAACTCGTATCTCATGCAACTTCTTTCTTGGCGAGTTCTTTCGCCCTATCCGGTAGAACACCTTCCCTTCTATGTATTCATATCGGTAGCGAGAGAAATTCGCTACCCGGGTAGATCGCTTCCATCGAGTGCGATCGCATTCACTCAAGCTGCGAACGAGAATCAGCTTGCTTGGTTCGTGGCTTGGGCGTGAGATTGTGAGCAATCGGTTACCGGCGCGTCGTAGATGGTCAGCCCCGCAAGATTCCGCGGTGATTTGCCGGTGAGGAAGCTGGCTACGTACCCCACAACGAAGCAGACCGAGAGTCCCGCTGCGGGGTAGACGAAGCCGTTGACCTTGGTGAACCTCCATAACGCGAGCATCGTCGCGGCTCCGATCATCGCACCGCATAGCGCGCCAAATTGATTTGTGCGTCGCGTGAACGCCCCCAGCAGAAACAAACCACCGAGGATTCCCATGAAGATGCCCAGGATCATAATGAATGCATCAAACAGCGAACGAATATCAGGGTTTACAAACAACAACCCGAGCAGCGTACCAATGGCACCCACGGTAAAGGTGCAGACCCTGGCAGCGTTCAGGTAGCCACGTTCGGTCGTGCAGAAGTTCAGCGGACGAAGGAAGTCGACGATGATCGTCGTTGCCGATGAGTTCATGCTTGTTGAAACAGTCGACTGGGCGGCGGCGAACACGCCGGCCACGATCAGGCCGGCCAGTCCCACGGGGATCTCCCGTGCGATGAACAGGGGAAAGATCTGATCGGTCGTGATCATGGGATCAAGCTTCTCCGGTTGGCTTTGGTAATAGGCGAACAGCGCTGTACCAATGCCAAAGAAAAGAATCGTCGCCGGGATCGTCAGGAAGGCGCTCATCCAAATCGATCGTGCCGCGAGCTTTTCGGTCGAGGTCGTCACGTATCGCTGAACGACAGCCTGATCAGCGGTGTACGAGGAGATGTTCTGGGCGACGGCACCTGCCAGGATAACCCACAATGCGACCTGGGCGTGGGTGACATCCCAGTTGGCGTTAACCATGTTGAACTTGTCCGCCGTCTGGGCAATGTCCCAAAATCCAGCGAAGCCTCCGTCGACGCCACCGATCAAGAGGGCAAGGGCCAGGATGGCTCCACCAAGCAAAACGAACGTTTGGATCGTATCGGTCCAGATCACCGCTTCGATACCGCCCATGGTGCAGTAGACAATGCTCAATACGCCCATCAAGAGGACCGACTGCACCGGGGTGAGCGGAGTAGCCACGGCCAGAGCCAAGGCGGTCAGCGACATCACGATCGCCATCCGAAAGAGATGGAAGAAGACAAAGCTCATGCTGGCAAACATCCGCGTGAAACGTCCGAAACGCATTTCCAGGTATTCGTAGGCGCTGGTTGCATCGATACGTCGGTAG includes:
- a CDS encoding AraC family transcriptional regulator; amino-acid sequence: MRYEFQEGLLEQIFDCLGDVVYCVKDLAGRYTFVNHAFAERIGVADPAELIGKQAAQYFPAELAKVYDDQDREVIRTGQPLKDQLELISQADGSRGWYLSNKFPLLSSSGETIGLVGVSQDLKQPSDSDLELADLKVVVDYIRQHIAQPLKTEELAEQVSLSVTQLDRRMRRVFRLSTKKFVMKYRLDLAQQLLVSSEKSLSEIALECGFSDQSAFTRHFGAAANQTPLAYRKSHQKPG